ATAATCTGCCTCAAGTCAAAATAGAGAAAGGGAAAAAATCTGTAATTATACGTTTTAttagatgataataataataatataacaatcgagaattattataattattattactataattttctattaatattttttttaaagcttgttaTCTTTCAATCCTTTTATCTAAAGGTAAGACATCGTCTTACCTTTTGCCAGACTTTCTATGGCTCTTTGTGTTGGAGGAGCTCTAGCTGGCGCGTTCTCGCCTGaatacacagaaaataaaagatattcCCCTATCTGCAAAAAGTAGACCACAAGCCTAATTCTTAAAACTTACAGCTCATAACAGATCAAATCCAACTCGCTGACCTCGGTGTAACTTACCCTCATCCGGCTCTCGCTGGTTCTCATCACTGCTTTGTTCATTAAAAGATTTCGTTTCGTTCTCCTCCACTGTGGAAGACGGCTCTTCTTTACTTGCACTCTCATCTTAAGAGAAAATAAATCGATGCAATTTTAAcctctattttctttctttcttttttttaacagcgaAATGTCTtcacagaaacataaaaaagtCTAACCATTTGTTGTAAGTACTCCAGTCTTGTAATTCACAGGTCTGAACTGATACGGACTGCTCCTTTGTTGCAGCTCAGCCCTCTCCGGTGTGTCCACCTACAGAAGACAGAATCACCACTTCTTTGAACTCTTAGGGGTTTGGCAACAATAATtagaattaataaaaaagaaaataataattaaaaatatactCTAAGTTgcagtgtgtatatttttatttaaatgattgatttatgtttctttttcttcttttctaaaTGTTGTGGACATGctgtttgttgctgctgttacaCTGTTTTAacataaaagacacatttgCCACAAGATCACAGAGatatctgtttaaaaaaaaaaaaaaaaaacacacacacacaagccaagGAAAGAAACCCATTTGCAGAACACATTCGAGAGATATAGCTTATTATCGCCATGTTTCTCAGTTATAAGTCACTCACTTCAGTGAAAGACGCAGCTATGTGGGTCTCTGATAACCGCTTGTTCTGCAGTTCTCTGTCAGAGGACTGGGCCACGTGGAGGCTCATTTTGTGGGAATCAACCAGACTGCTCTCCTGCAGGCTCTTGGAGTCTGAGTTGTTTGGTGAAACGCTGTGAGCCAAGCCTGGGGGAGTCCGAGGACACACCGAGGACAGAGGCCGGgagttctcctcctcctcctccggtgtTTTATTTGTCTCCACGTCCACGTCCGGCTCGCCATCGCTGTCCACGCAGGGGGACATGGACCGGTAGCTTGAACTCTCGCTCAAAAAATCCGGCGACAAATAGCCGGTGCGACACCCGTTGTAAGCGCCCCGGTTGCCGTACAGCTTGGCGATGCAGTCCGCGTCTTTAATAACAGGTCTGAACGCGGAGACGTAGCTGATTTTCCGGGGCGCGAGGGTCATCCCCTCCAGCGGCCTCGCCTCGTCCCCCGACTTGTCATCGTCATTACGCGTCGACTGAGTGCTGGAGCACCGGTCGTTTTCAACCATGCTGTCTTTGGACGTGTTGGTGCTCCGGTCGCTGTGCTCAGACATGTCCATGTCAGTCTGTCTCGGAGGACACAGCAGCTCTGTTGGGGGTTTGTGCTGAGTTTGTGGGTACGGGGGCATGGGCAGCGCGCCCGCCGCGGGCCAGAACATGGGGAAGGAGTGGTAGGCGCTGTCCTTGGTACCAGGCCACAGGACACCAGGGAGGCCCGCTTTGCTTTGCTCTCCCAGCACGCTGTCGTCCTTCTTCTGGCACAGGCCGAACGCTGGGAACCCGTACGGATGAGGGAAGAGCGGCGGTGGGATCTTCTGCAGCATGCCGAAGCCTTTACTGGGCACGGGGATGACTGGGTAGCTGCGTGTGCTCGTCATGCCGCCCCGGTTGTCCTCGCAGCTGAGGATCTTTGCAGGTATATCGGGTGAGTCTCGGGGACGGCTGTGTCCATGTGATTTTAATGAAGACTCTGACCCGCTGCCTGGCAGCGTCCTCTTGCGACTGCCTCCATTGAACATGGCCTTCACGTCTTCCCATGCGTGTAGTAAATCGGTCTGGCTCCCTTTATCTGATAATTTGAGATGCCTCCGCCAAGAATTAAAATTTGCTGCATCTGGCTGAGTGTATTTGGACTCTGGCGTGCGATGCGAGTGAAATATGAATTTATTTGGAGAAAAATACATGTTGCAATAGGAGCACTTGATGCACTTGGCCCTGGAGCTGTTATATCTGGCCGGGATGAAGTTGCCTCGACTCCCCCAGGCGCATTCGTGGGAAACGTCAAAGGCAAAATTTTCTGGAAGTTTGGGCGGCGCATGAGCTCCTAGGAATGACTTACATAGTCTCTCGGCTTCGCGTTTAGTGATCATCCCGCAGCGCCTGGAGGAGATTGGCATTGCACCGGCTCTTCGCAGGATCTCCAGCTGGACAGGAGTGCACTGGACGCAGGTGATTCCCAGCGCCACACGCCGGTTGTGTATCTCGTTATAGCTGTAAGTCTTCAACAGCGTGTTCGATATCTGGGCAAGGCAAAGTCTCTCCTGGCCATCTATCACCAAAGACACGATCGGTATTCCGTACAGCACCGTCTGCCCGACCTGGTTGGGCTTCAGGTTCTTGGTGCTCGGGTAGGAAAGTTCTTGTTTGGAGCTTGGTGAAGAGCTGGAGTCTCGTCCCGCAGGTATGGAGTCCATCCTTGGAGGCCTGGAAGCTGCAGAGACGACGTCCGTCATTAATACAAGTGGCCATATATATGAACAGAATCAAGTAAAGCTTTATACAAACCTATTAATGAAGCATTTAAAGCTGCTAAACATGCAAGAGAGGACAGACAATTGCAGGTCTTCATTTTGAGAAAATggcatgcatttatttttatttgtggggCTAAAATGCTAATAAAAACAGTTTGTTATTAAACAATATGTTTAAGGTATGTTGATGAGTTGATGTTGATTATGTCGCTGCACTTAAAACtccatatattatttatatttgccTGCACCTGCAGCCTTATTTCACTGTCAACAGCAGGTTTAAatttggatttttaaaaaataatttcaacagACTGAGCGTAATATTTCGTTGTAATAACAGGTGCATTAAAGTCATTCCTCAAACACAGACTCTACTACCGTCGAATTCAGTTTCCAAAACTCACCTTTCTTTAATGTCCGCGCAGCTCCCCTCCGTCGTAAACGAGAAAGCTGAGATCAGGCCAAAGCCGGATGCGATGAGAAGTCTGTGCTGGAGGATgtcaaatatgttttctttaggaGTGGGACGCAGTTGTCCGTGCACCACCGCCTCCACCACTCCCCTAACTCTGCTCCGATGTGGGTGCGCGCGGACGGTTTGTGTTgcacgagcagcagcagcagcagagtccaCATGGCATGCAGACTGTAGTACAGCCCCCTCCCtctacgacacacacacgcacacacacacacacacacgcacacacacacacacacacgaacacgtacacacgc
Above is a genomic segment from Cyclopterus lumpus isolate fCycLum1 chromosome 6, fCycLum1.pri, whole genome shotgun sequence containing:
- the skor1b gene encoding SKI family transcriptional corepressor 1 homolog-B isoform X2; the protein is MDSIPAGRDSSSSPSSKQELSYPSTKNLKPNQVGQTVLYGIPIVSLVIDGQERLCLAQISNTLLKTYSYNEIHNRRVALGITCVQCTPVQLEILRRAGAMPISSRRCGMITKREAERLCKSFLGAHAPPKLPENFAFDVSHECAWGSRGNFIPARYNSSRAKCIKCSYCNMYFSPNKFIFHSHRTPESKYTQPDAANFNSWRRHLKLSDKGSQTDLLHAWEDVKAMFNGGSRKRTLPGSGSESSLKSHGHSRPRDSPDIPAKILSCEDNRGGMTSTRSYPVIPVPSKGFGMLQKIPPPLFPHPYGFPAFGLCQKKDDSVLGEQSKAGLPGVLWPGTKDSAYHSFPMFWPAAGALPMPPYPQTQHKPPTELLCPPRQTDMDMSEHSDRSTNTSKDSMVENDRCSSTQSTRNDDDKSGDEARPLEGMTLAPRKISYVSAFRPVIKDADCIAKLYGNRGAYNGCRTGYLSPDFLSESSSYRSMSPCVDSDGEPDVDVETNKTPEEEEENSRPLSSVCPRTPPGLAHSVSPNNSDSKSLQESSLVDSHKMSLHVAQSSDRELQNKRLSETHIAASFTEVDTPERAELQQRSSPYQFRPVNYKTGVLTTNDESASKEEPSSTVEENETKSFNEQSSDENQREPDEGENAPARAPPTQRAIESLAKEELQKQLLEQVELRKKLEREFQNLKDNFQDQMKRELSYREEMVQQLHIVRAHDALHHFSCKMLTPRHCSGSCSFKSPLLPP
- the skor1b gene encoding SKI family transcriptional corepressor 1 homolog-B isoform X1, whose product is MDSIPAGRDSSSSPSSKQELSYPSTKNLKPNQVGQTVLYGIPIVSLVIDGQERLCLAQISNTLLKTYSYNEIHNRRVALGITCVQCTPVQLEILRRAGAMPISSRRCGMITKREAERLCKSFLGAHAPPKLPENFAFDVSHECAWGSRGNFIPARYNSSRAKCIKCSYCNMYFSPNKFIFHSHRTPESKYTQPDAANFNSWRRHLKLSDKGSQTDLLHAWEDVKAMFNGGSRKRTLPGSGSESSLKSHGHSRPRDSPDIPAKILSCEDNRGGMTSTRSYPVIPVPSKGFGMLQKIPPPLFPHPYGFPAFGLCQKKDDSVLGEQSKAGLPGVLWPGTKDSAYHSFPMFWPAAGALPMPPYPQTQHKPPTELLCPPRQTDMDMSEHSDRSTNTSKDSMVENDRCSSTQSTRNDDDKSGDEARPLEGMTLAPRKISYVSAFRPVIKDADCIAKLYGNRGAYNGCRTGYLSPDFLSESSSYRSMSPCVDSDGEPDVDVETNKTPEEEEENSRPLSSVCPRTPPGLAHSVSPNNSDSKSLQESSLVDSHKMSLHVAQSSDRELQNKRLSETHIAASFTEVDTPERAELQQRSSPYQFRPVNYKTGVLTTNDESASKEEPSSTVEENETKSFNEQSSDENQREPDEGENAPARAPPTQRAIESLAKEELQKQLLEQVELRKKLEREFQNLKDNFQDQMKRELSYREEMVQQLHIVREAHDALHHFSCKMLTPRHCSGSCSFKSPLLPP